Proteins encoded by one window of Equus przewalskii isolate Varuska chromosome 24, EquPr2, whole genome shotgun sequence:
- the F3 gene encoding tissue factor, with the protein MVTLAGSRVPLAEAAVLRTLLLGWVLFQVAGAAGTRDVVAAYNLTWKSTNFKTILEWEPKPINHVYTVEISPRLGNWKSKCFYTTDTECDLTDEVVKDVTGTYMARVSSYLANATSSAGDPPFTNAPEFTPFLETNLSQPTIQSFEQVGTKLNVTVQDARTLVRVNGTYLSLRDVFGKNLSYMLYYWKASSTGKKTAKTNTNEFLIDVDKGEDYCFNVQAVIPSRKTNQKSPESPIECTSQHKAVSRETLVVIGVVVIVVIISIIILAVSLYKCRKVRSGRLGKEHAPLRTV; encoded by the exons ATGGTGACCCTCGCCGGGTCCCGGGTGCCCTTGGCCGAGGCCGCCGTCCTTCGGACGCTCCTGCTCGGCTGGGTCCTCTTCCAGGTGGCTGGAGCCGCAG GGACTAGAGATGTAGTGGCAGCATATAATTTAACTTGGAAATCAACTAATTTCAAGACAATTTTGGAGTGGGAACCCAAACCCATCAATCATGTCTACACTGTTGAGATAAG CCCTAGACTAGGAAACTGGAAAAGCAAATGCTTCTACACAACAGACACAGAGTGTGACCTCACCGATGAGGTTGTAAAAGACGTGACAGGGACGTACATGGCGCGGGTCTCTTCCTACCTGGCAAACGCCACCAGTTCTGCAGGGGATCCTCCGTTCACAAACGCCCCGGAGTTCACCCCTTTCCTGGAGA cAAACCTCAGTCAGCCAACCATTCAGAGTTTTGAACAAGTTGGGACAAAACTAAATGTGACTGTCCAAGATGCGCGTACGTTAGTCAGAGTGAACGGCACATACCTGAGCCTCCGGGATGTTTTTGGCAAGAACTTAAGTTACATGCTTTATTATTGGAAAGCTTCAAGTACAGGAAAG AAAACAGCGAAGACAAACACTAATGAGTTTTTGATTGATGTGGATAAAGGAGAAGACTACTGCTTCAATGTTCAAGCAGTGATTCCATCACGGAAAACTAACCAGAAGAGTCCAGAAAGTCCCATTGAGTGCACTAGCCAACACAAAGCCGTGTCCAGAG aaacgTTAGTCGTCATTGGCGTGGTGGTGATTGTGGtcatcatctccatcatcatcCTGGCTGTGTCTCTGTACAAGTGCAGGAAGGTGCGATCAGGGCGCCTGGGGAAGGAGCATGCCCCCCTCCGTACTGTTTAA